One genomic window of Cupriavidus pauculus includes the following:
- a CDS encoding ATPase, T2SS/T4P/T4SS family, with translation MRFFDRSRKALVPEASSGIMVLSGNAPARPAAPARAEPSRHEPALPTGSADVAEVQTTDELPPFVRALYDDLGMAQSLRHQICPVLMESPADGERGKFALILLDEMRHSDFTDEIVRQARLRWDAAEPLFFAATPQVMTALSRGVEGSARIDGVQTTSLRNANGLWQTFLAAAEFAKREQASDIHFEVKDNSELSQIRFAIDGHLVLPPEFRVRTADLLDMLSHVYQKGKGGSHGVFSRVLPQQTSIRTAVDGVPMVFRWASMQSADGHVTVMRMNPENATTTQVDFVKDLAFFQQQADVIDRCTMQMGGGVVLVGTVGSGKTTTAHAVMQRLPGWMNKMSIEDPVELMAHGTHHFSVARKLDGSNRAEDPFIVAKRQLKRMNPHFVMIGEVRDFESAGLFRDVAGAGLRAMTTVHAPSATAATDRLADSELQIPRSVLATPGFVNLYVYQALLAKTCECGHHGDEAKAILGAAKLRQIERLFQFDVEGIRVRREEGCPKCRRANLPDLNGIRGRVMAAEMFEPDELDLMYIRDARAIELQAHQREKRTTGFDIPDCTGKSVFEVAMYHVFAGTVDPRQAERILSLDAYEAKLKRMNGARA, from the coding sequence ATGCGATTCTTCGATCGATCGAGAAAGGCACTCGTGCCGGAAGCCTCCAGCGGGATCATGGTGCTATCCGGCAACGCCCCGGCGCGGCCGGCGGCGCCCGCCCGTGCCGAGCCGTCACGGCATGAGCCCGCCTTGCCGACGGGCAGCGCCGATGTAGCAGAGGTGCAGACCACAGATGAACTGCCTCCGTTCGTCCGGGCGCTGTATGACGATCTTGGCATGGCCCAGTCTCTGCGCCATCAAATCTGCCCGGTGCTGATGGAGTCGCCGGCAGACGGCGAACGGGGCAAGTTCGCCCTGATCCTGCTCGACGAGATGCGACATTCGGACTTCACGGACGAAATCGTACGGCAGGCGCGCCTGCGGTGGGATGCCGCCGAGCCGCTGTTCTTCGCCGCGACCCCACAGGTCATGACGGCTCTGTCTCGCGGCGTGGAGGGCAGCGCGCGGATCGATGGTGTCCAGACGACCAGTCTGCGCAACGCGAATGGGCTCTGGCAGACGTTCCTCGCTGCGGCCGAGTTCGCCAAGCGCGAGCAGGCCTCCGACATCCACTTCGAAGTGAAGGACAACAGCGAGTTGTCGCAGATTCGGTTCGCGATCGATGGGCACCTGGTGCTGCCGCCCGAATTTCGTGTCCGGACAGCCGACTTGCTCGACATGCTGTCGCACGTCTACCAGAAGGGTAAGGGCGGCTCGCATGGCGTCTTCAGCCGCGTGCTGCCGCAGCAGACCAGCATCCGGACTGCCGTCGATGGCGTCCCGATGGTGTTTCGGTGGGCGTCGATGCAAAGCGCGGATGGCCATGTGACGGTCATGCGGATGAATCCCGAGAATGCGACGACGACTCAGGTGGACTTCGTGAAGGATCTCGCGTTCTTCCAGCAGCAGGCGGACGTCATCGACCGCTGCACGATGCAGATGGGCGGGGGTGTGGTGCTTGTCGGCACGGTCGGCTCCGGCAAGACCACGACCGCGCACGCTGTCATGCAGCGCCTGCCGGGATGGATGAACAAGATGTCGATCGAAGACCCGGTCGAACTGATGGCGCATGGAACGCACCATTTCTCGGTGGCTCGCAAACTCGACGGCTCCAACCGTGCGGAAGATCCTTTCATCGTCGCGAAGCGCCAACTGAAGCGGATGAACCCGCATTTCGTCATGATCGGCGAGGTGCGCGACTTCGAATCGGCTGGCCTTTTCCGCGACGTCGCCGGCGCGGGTCTGCGCGCCATGACGACGGTGCACGCGCCGTCCGCCACCGCGGCGACGGACCGCCTGGCTGACAGCGAATTGCAGATTCCCCGCAGCGTGCTCGCGACACCCGGATTCGTGAACCTCTACGTGTATCAGGCGCTGCTGGCGAAGACGTGCGAGTGCGGTCATCACGGCGACGAAGCGAAGGCCATCCTCGGCGCGGCAAAGCTCCGCCAGATCGAGCGGCTGTTTCAGTTCGACGTCGAGGGCATCCGCGTGCGTCGTGAAGAGGGCTGTCCGAAGTGCCGCCGCGCCAATCTGCCCGATCTCAATGGCATCCGTGGGCGCGTCATGGCCGCAGAGATGTTCGAACCCGACGAGCTCGACCTCATGTACATCCGTGATGCGCGCGCTATCGAGTTGCAGGCGCATCAACGCGAGAAGCGCACCACCGGCTTCGACATTCCGGACTGCACTGGCAAATCGGTGTTCGAGGTCGCCATGTACCACGTCTTCGCTGGCACGGTCGATCCCCGGCAGGCCGAGCGGATTCTCTCGCTCGATGCCTATGAGGCCAAACTCAAGCGCATGAATGGAGCCCGCGCATGA
- a CDS encoding ATPase → MILDVHGKAIAFGMQWRTLTGNAPAPDLAAKVAREVKANRIWHDGSALHMGYLAPEDGQTKVKDKLYSAAATVARIPGLMPNVFFAYRLEHAGQQVGYLVCGVLKGRPRVGFDRVIHDEQALSEVVVEFARVAGGSFRLAGNLPELSHLLGNVPGLAFSALTLEQLADAADSHAALRKPSSTAMKRRAAALAVLAVVAAIGGKYGMAQYRAYEARKHPPPPQKSPAQRYAEDILARGMAPSARASEAVPRFAKWFADTDALFVGGWKLTKVDCPAVVTPAAACSLTYSLGEGAKESPRGVTNATFLAALPDAFTAPVFSKEDKEVVVQADVPFGNGTKLGALLDALPTSMALRTDFGSTLQLLRPAATKAVLGDIALFGTIPGEGMAAVPQVYKSAPWEMDGPLRNAGEIATFPPNVAVSAIKLAVKLDAEPTIQTSKFEINVKGDAYARDGANQ, encoded by the coding sequence ATGATCCTCGACGTCCATGGCAAGGCGATCGCTTTCGGCATGCAGTGGCGCACGCTGACCGGCAATGCGCCCGCCCCGGACCTCGCGGCCAAGGTTGCACGTGAGGTGAAGGCCAATCGAATCTGGCACGATGGGTCTGCCCTCCACATGGGCTACCTCGCGCCGGAGGATGGACAGACGAAGGTCAAGGACAAGCTGTACTCGGCCGCCGCCACTGTGGCGCGCATTCCGGGCCTGATGCCCAATGTCTTCTTCGCCTACCGACTCGAGCACGCTGGACAACAGGTCGGGTATCTCGTCTGCGGCGTCCTCAAAGGCCGCCCGCGCGTCGGCTTTGACCGCGTGATTCACGATGAGCAGGCGTTGTCCGAAGTCGTGGTGGAGTTTGCGCGTGTCGCGGGCGGCTCCTTCCGCCTTGCAGGAAACCTTCCTGAGCTCAGCCATCTGCTCGGGAACGTGCCTGGCCTCGCATTCTCCGCGCTGACGCTCGAGCAGCTGGCTGACGCGGCGGATTCCCATGCGGCCCTGCGCAAGCCAAGCTCGACGGCCATGAAACGTCGCGCAGCGGCGCTTGCCGTCCTGGCTGTCGTTGCTGCCATCGGCGGAAAGTACGGGATGGCACAGTACCGCGCGTACGAAGCCCGCAAGCATCCGCCTCCACCGCAGAAGAGCCCGGCCCAGCGCTACGCAGAGGACATCCTCGCGCGTGGCATGGCGCCGTCCGCACGGGCATCCGAGGCCGTGCCACGGTTCGCGAAATGGTTTGCCGACACCGACGCGCTGTTTGTAGGCGGCTGGAAACTGACCAAGGTGGATTGCCCGGCGGTCGTGACCCCGGCGGCGGCATGCTCGCTGACCTACAGCCTTGGCGAGGGTGCGAAGGAAAGCCCTCGCGGCGTCACCAATGCCACGTTCCTGGCTGCTTTGCCCGACGCATTTACCGCACCCGTCTTCTCGAAGGAAGACAAGGAGGTCGTGGTGCAGGCGGACGTGCCGTTCGGTAATGGAACGAAACTCGGGGCACTCCTTGATGCGCTCCCGACGTCGATGGCGCTGCGCACGGACTTCGGCTCGACGCTCCAGCTGCTCCGACCCGCCGCGACGAAGGCGGTGCTTGGTGATATCGCGCTCTTCGGGACCATCCCGGGCGAGGGCATGGCAGCGGTGCCCCAGGTCTACAAGAGCGCGCCATGGGAGATGGACGGCCCGCTGCGCAATGCCGGGGAGATCGCCACCTTCCCGCCAAACGTGGCGGTGTCCGCGATCAAGCTGGCGGTCAAGCTCGACGCTGAACCCACCATCCAGACATCCAAGTTCGAGATCAACGTGAAGGGCGATGCGTACGCCCGCGATGGAGCAAACCAATGA
- a CDS encoding protein PilN: MLNRIFRPTTGAILVCSTLAGCVSPTLLNDVRRTTDNTTAQVTQTTEELYARIRRDRAAVEAEQDVDRPFLAGKRVPVARNVTLPVALRNNVDTLVMFPERTMSLAVAAQRVQMATGIPVKIESDVYLPPNLLLPRSLGTQALQQLRTQQPGQAGAINPIAQGLGPAPALNSPLPTALTAGGASGVTQSTALLETPLNVEFRNSEKMPLASMLDLIATRLGINWEYNTEKGVVRFYRLVTKTWQLPMAGGTNSFTTEFKQSAQGNSSGGGGAGGGGSGQSAQIDAAAKAEIKEQNDLEGIKASILPALTMVGNPELNPATGVLTLRDTKEAVDAADEIIRRQIAIYSRVIIFKFQMIDLTVADLGEAGYDWNVILTKALQNIPGFTVNALSPATLVSSAAGSVGLGITSGGFNGTQAIVNALKQYGTVTSGLTIPVSMRNRHGFQYNNRRTFSYASGSTPATTTAGGTGGIPGIVTSTATVGFKLAAYADATSRDDVNLTIALDQSKQDGPLEKFTSGSGDNQQSVQTINIVGKGIPKQDIIVRNGQTVLMTALDQDDTANTRRTLGESLPMILGGSQTVSKTRTFTLLLATVMVQDHGEGK; encoded by the coding sequence ATGCTGAATCGAATCTTCCGTCCGACGACCGGTGCAATCCTCGTGTGCAGCACGCTGGCTGGCTGCGTCTCGCCCACGCTGCTCAACGATGTGCGACGCACCACGGACAACACCACCGCGCAGGTCACGCAGACCACCGAGGAACTTTACGCGCGTATCCGCCGCGACCGGGCTGCGGTAGAAGCGGAGCAGGACGTGGATCGGCCTTTCCTCGCGGGCAAGCGCGTCCCCGTCGCGCGGAACGTGACCTTGCCCGTGGCGCTACGGAACAATGTTGACACGCTGGTGATGTTCCCGGAGCGCACGATGTCGCTCGCGGTAGCCGCCCAGCGCGTGCAGATGGCCACCGGGATTCCGGTCAAGATCGAATCCGATGTCTATCTGCCGCCGAACCTGCTGCTGCCGCGATCGCTGGGCACGCAGGCACTCCAGCAGCTGCGCACGCAGCAGCCTGGGCAGGCCGGTGCCATCAACCCGATCGCGCAAGGCCTTGGTCCCGCACCGGCCCTCAATTCGCCGCTCCCCACTGCGCTGACGGCCGGAGGCGCGTCTGGCGTGACGCAAAGCACTGCGCTGCTCGAAACCCCGCTGAACGTCGAGTTTCGAAACAGCGAGAAGATGCCCCTCGCGAGCATGCTCGACCTGATCGCGACGCGCCTGGGTATCAACTGGGAATACAACACCGAGAAGGGCGTGGTGCGCTTCTACCGTCTGGTGACGAAGACCTGGCAGCTGCCGATGGCAGGTGGCACCAACTCGTTCACGACCGAGTTCAAGCAATCCGCGCAGGGTAACTCGTCCGGTGGCGGTGGTGCAGGCGGCGGTGGATCGGGGCAGTCGGCGCAGATTGACGCTGCGGCGAAGGCCGAGATCAAGGAACAGAACGATCTCGAAGGGATCAAGGCGAGCATCCTGCCTGCGCTCACGATGGTCGGCAACCCGGAGCTCAATCCGGCGACCGGGGTGCTCACGCTGCGCGATACCAAAGAGGCGGTCGATGCCGCCGACGAGATCATCCGGAGGCAGATCGCGATCTACTCGCGTGTCATTATCTTCAAGTTTCAGATGATCGACCTGACCGTGGCGGACTTGGGTGAGGCCGGCTACGACTGGAACGTCATACTGACCAAGGCGCTGCAGAATATCCCGGGGTTTACGGTCAACGCTTTGTCGCCGGCGACGCTGGTGTCATCGGCTGCCGGCAGTGTCGGCCTGGGTATCACGTCCGGAGGATTCAATGGCACGCAGGCCATCGTGAACGCGCTGAAGCAATACGGCACGGTCACATCCGGTCTGACCATCCCCGTGTCCATGCGGAACCGGCACGGCTTCCAGTACAACAACCGTCGCACCTTCTCGTATGCATCCGGCTCGACGCCCGCCACGACCACGGCCGGTGGCACCGGTGGCATTCCCGGCATCGTGACGTCGACGGCAACGGTGGGCTTCAAGCTTGCCGCATACGCCGATGCGACGTCCCGCGATGACGTCAATCTCACCATCGCGCTTGACCAATCGAAGCAGGATGGCCCGCTCGAGAAGTTCACGTCAGGCTCCGGCGACAACCAGCAGTCGGTGCAGACGATCAACATTGTCGGCAAGGGCATTCCGAAGCAGGACATCATCGTCCGCAACGGACAAACCGTGCTGATGACGGCTCTGGACCAGGACGACACCGCCAATACGCGTCGCACGCTCGGCGAGTCGCTGCCGATGATCCTCGGTGGCTCGCAGACCGTCTCGAAGACCCGCACCTTCACGCTCTTGCTGGCGACCGTCATGGTGCAAGACCATGGGGAGGGGAAGTAA
- a CDS encoding toxin co-regulated pilus biosynthesis Q family protein: MNSSNIQRKSAMYLPRLFSRMCRVLLCGGAAVVLSAHAAVPGASPFGADASGTFEPTKPLAGGGWQLLSDSRSARPKSATLAAAPVAAAPATGTGSASAALPAAQPIPAATVTPVIAAPVAAAPTATSTRDWSVSPADGNYRLLIEKWAREVGWTAAPWEPDQDVQIEGADAFTGDFKAAVRRALASTEMTDYSLKPCFYSNNLVRVVKLTTKCDPTK, encoded by the coding sequence ATGAACTCTTCGAATATTCAACGGAAATCAGCCATGTACCTGCCTCGATTGTTCTCCCGGATGTGCCGGGTTCTGCTGTGCGGCGGCGCCGCTGTTGTCCTCAGCGCGCACGCGGCAGTGCCGGGCGCATCGCCCTTCGGCGCCGATGCTTCGGGAACCTTCGAGCCAACCAAGCCGCTGGCCGGTGGCGGATGGCAGTTGCTGTCGGATAGCCGCAGCGCGCGGCCTAAGTCAGCAACCCTCGCCGCGGCGCCGGTCGCCGCCGCGCCGGCGACTGGGACCGGGAGTGCCTCGGCTGCGCTGCCGGCCGCGCAACCCATCCCTGCCGCGACCGTGACCCCTGTCATCGCTGCTCCGGTAGCCGCTGCACCGACAGCTACCAGCACGCGCGACTGGTCTGTGTCACCGGCCGATGGCAACTATCGCCTGCTCATCGAGAAATGGGCGCGCGAAGTGGGCTGGACGGCCGCGCCGTGGGAGCCGGATCAGGACGTGCAGATCGAGGGCGCGGACGCCTTCACGGGGGATTTCAAGGCCGCGGTGCGGCGCGCGCTCGCTTCGACCGAGATGACCGACTACAGCCTGAAACCCTGCTTCTACTCCAACAACCTTGTGCGTGTGGTGAAGCTCACCACGAAGTGCGATCCGACCAAGTGA
- a CDS encoding lytic transglycosylase domain-containing protein, which produces MSSLRPVLLLVAALTLVSAAHADCLDDAAAFHRVSPTLARGIAQVESGMRAGATNRNTNGTEDIGLMQINSVHLPRLAKFGITRQSLFDPCINAYVGTWILADCLSRYGETWTAVGCYNAGAPDKRLRYATRVYEMLRK; this is translated from the coding sequence ATGAGCTCGCTGCGTCCAGTCCTCCTTCTCGTTGCTGCACTGACTCTGGTGTCGGCCGCACACGCCGACTGTCTCGACGATGCGGCCGCGTTCCACCGGGTGAGCCCGACGCTTGCGCGCGGCATCGCGCAGGTCGAATCCGGGATGCGCGCCGGAGCGACGAATCGCAACACGAACGGCACCGAGGACATCGGCCTCATGCAGATCAACTCCGTTCATCTGCCGCGCCTGGCGAAGTTCGGCATCACCCGCCAGAGCCTGTTCGACCCCTGTATCAACGCGTATGTGGGCACGTGGATTCTTGCCGACTGCCTCAGCCGCTACGGCGAGACGTGGACCGCCGTCGGTTGCTACAACGCCGGCGCGCCGGACAAGCGCCTGCGCTACGCGACACGCGTCTACGAGATGCTGCGCAAATGA
- a CDS encoding pilus assembly protein PilL — MIRPLIFSALALMAFPAIAADTDPLDFDYQVVARASERPAMVFNDGVATYIQPRFGQKIDADGAIQNGPYWVIDGVPDVVRYSVNGQMVVARWKRANSFTSEPANPSGDLPRSLAAISGRLALIGSFTDLPVVRAGRSSLPLAQMVKSIAPAGWSGTAQKDISLTDDVSLDARSGENWLQALARVLEQRNLYAEVDFGRRSISLRATPPKAFAVETEKLPAPGGMLRTSAPATDVVSDVAKSATSAPAAAAGGGGTPLPEGPTLASAFNALAIRDAKNGRIEMRFDAEPSGLELRDAAGDKLRTKWDDTEKVLSFPTVDHFTVAAAGKRVEVARVPGISFLFPRENDAGLERVFEKDGNTYLSFAKSMASISVFGDNHQGGGEQKDRYFKFNGVSDHLTVIADGNIVRVDRLPEVRFYERAASVQ; from the coding sequence ATGATCCGGCCGCTCATCTTCTCTGCTCTGGCGCTGATGGCGTTTCCCGCTATTGCGGCCGATACCGATCCGCTGGACTTCGACTATCAGGTGGTCGCACGGGCGTCCGAGCGTCCGGCGATGGTCTTCAACGACGGCGTCGCCACCTACATCCAGCCGCGGTTTGGCCAGAAGATCGATGCTGACGGCGCGATCCAGAATGGTCCGTACTGGGTCATCGATGGCGTGCCGGACGTGGTGCGGTACTCGGTGAACGGTCAGATGGTGGTTGCACGCTGGAAGCGTGCGAACAGCTTCACGTCCGAGCCGGCGAACCCGAGCGGAGATCTGCCGCGCAGTCTGGCTGCGATCTCCGGCCGTCTGGCGCTCATCGGCAGCTTCACGGACCTTCCCGTTGTGCGCGCGGGCCGTTCTTCGTTGCCCCTCGCGCAGATGGTGAAGTCGATAGCCCCGGCGGGATGGAGCGGCACGGCGCAGAAGGACATTTCGCTTACGGACGATGTATCGCTCGACGCGCGCAGTGGCGAGAACTGGCTGCAGGCCCTCGCGCGCGTCCTCGAGCAACGCAATCTCTATGCGGAGGTCGACTTCGGGCGCCGCAGTATCTCCCTGCGCGCCACGCCCCCCAAGGCGTTCGCTGTGGAGACGGAGAAGCTTCCGGCGCCCGGCGGGATGCTGCGCACCAGCGCGCCCGCGACTGACGTTGTGTCAGATGTCGCAAAGAGCGCCACATCAGCGCCGGCGGCTGCCGCTGGCGGCGGTGGCACGCCGTTGCCGGAAGGCCCTACGCTCGCATCCGCTTTCAACGCGCTGGCGATTCGTGACGCGAAGAATGGGCGCATCGAGATGCGCTTCGACGCGGAGCCGAGCGGCCTGGAGCTGCGCGATGCCGCAGGCGACAAGCTGCGCACGAAATGGGACGACACCGAGAAGGTCCTCTCGTTCCCCACCGTCGACCACTTCACCGTCGCGGCCGCCGGCAAGCGGGTGGAGGTCGCACGCGTGCCCGGTATCAGCTTCCTGTTCCCGCGCGAGAACGACGCTGGTCTTGAGCGCGTGTTCGAGAAGGACGGCAACACCTACCTGAGCTTCGCCAAATCGATGGCGAGCATTTCGGTGTTCGGCGACAACCATCAGGGCGGTGGGGAGCAGAAGGATCGCTACTTCAAATTCAACGGCGTCTCTGACCATCTGACCGTCATCGCCGACGGCAACATCGTGCGTGTGGATCGTCTTCCAGAAGTGCGCTTCTACGAGCGTGCGGCGAGTGTGCAATGA
- a CDS encoding transglycosylase SLT domain-containing protein, giving the protein MTNIVCGVVASFASIVAHAAIIEAVVSPNAIVVRADGQARVHTLEGKPVLFCGLDAFLGWSARLLNAQIEPGADEGSVVTLGGKSVPIARLFAREGWLRPAVLNDAAQEAIAERRGGWACAPKTEPFAQMGHRVDPKITAGIAMNESSYRGRPWPWTLNVAGRGMFFASREEAYAAINRLLASDRCDFDVGLMQVNWCYHGRRFASPWEALAPATNIRVAEDILAENLQRSGSPMKAVAWYHSANPERGGPYFSRFMKHVAQFQ; this is encoded by the coding sequence GTGACGAACATCGTATGCGGCGTCGTGGCATCGTTCGCGTCGATCGTTGCCCACGCTGCAATTATTGAGGCGGTTGTCAGCCCGAACGCGATCGTTGTGCGGGCCGATGGTCAGGCACGCGTGCATACGTTGGAAGGCAAGCCCGTCCTGTTCTGCGGCCTCGATGCATTCCTCGGATGGTCGGCCCGGCTGCTGAACGCTCAGATCGAACCTGGCGCCGATGAAGGTTCAGTGGTGACGCTTGGCGGCAAGTCGGTGCCTATCGCGCGCCTGTTCGCGCGGGAAGGCTGGCTACGGCCTGCTGTCCTGAACGACGCCGCACAGGAAGCTATTGCCGAGCGCCGCGGTGGCTGGGCATGCGCACCCAAGACCGAGCCCTTCGCGCAGATGGGCCATCGGGTCGATCCCAAGATCACGGCGGGCATCGCGATGAACGAGTCGTCGTATCGCGGCCGCCCCTGGCCGTGGACGCTCAACGTCGCGGGGCGGGGCATGTTCTTCGCCTCGCGCGAGGAAGCCTATGCGGCCATCAACCGCCTGCTAGCCAGTGACCGTTGCGACTTCGATGTCGGCCTCATGCAGGTGAACTGGTGCTACCACGGCAGGCGCTTTGCCTCGCCGTGGGAGGCGCTGGCACCCGCCACCAACATCCGCGTCGCGGAGGACATCCTTGCCGAGAACCTCCAGCGCAGCGGCTCACCCATGAAGGCCGTGGCCTGGTACCACAGCGCGAATCCTGAGCGCGGTGGTCCGTACTTCTCCCGATTCATGAAACACGTGGCGCAATTCCAATGA
- a CDS encoding TrbI/VirB10 family protein, producing the protein MRGNKHDPNVTDVTDAQQRTVKGKLPRNIVIALGSIAAVLVGALGYYFQSLNEVQRDEQVEKERAEQIRARTGSSEGAQNLEQTIRDQAEKARQEAERQRKVALPADAPRTPVLTANDFVAGGRAGAAAPDAKKNEQDTIFTAPIYKSGVRKSQIERSNAPAVADVTDPAAMRALQQAAAARASAATAGQGPDSAAQPVSADKQFLRDAGTASTLRTGFDGKLPRCTLSRGFIIPANFAGGLNSDKPGEFRATVSQDVYDTVKGTCRIIPAGTTLVGMYSADIAVGQERILTAFVRMQLPNGKTVPLMGMQGADPDGTAGNSGDVNNHFWKIFGGALVIGLLEQRFNNGNTATTVGPNGLTTYGNAAGQVATQTAQTILNRNQNIRPTITTEPGQKMVVQVKHDIVLEPYRE; encoded by the coding sequence ATGCGCGGCAACAAGCACGACCCCAACGTGACCGACGTCACCGATGCGCAGCAGCGCACGGTGAAGGGAAAGCTACCGCGCAATATCGTGATCGCGCTGGGCAGCATCGCGGCCGTTCTTGTGGGCGCGCTCGGATACTACTTCCAGTCTCTCAACGAAGTGCAGCGCGACGAGCAGGTCGAGAAGGAGCGCGCTGAGCAGATCCGCGCCCGCACCGGCTCTTCGGAGGGTGCGCAGAACCTCGAGCAGACCATTCGCGATCAGGCGGAGAAGGCAAGGCAGGAAGCAGAGCGTCAGCGCAAGGTCGCGTTGCCGGCTGATGCGCCAAGGACGCCCGTGCTGACGGCGAATGATTTCGTTGCTGGCGGCCGTGCGGGCGCCGCCGCGCCGGACGCGAAGAAGAACGAGCAGGACACGATTTTCACGGCGCCGATCTACAAGAGCGGGGTGCGCAAGAGCCAGATTGAGCGAAGCAACGCTCCGGCTGTCGCCGATGTCACCGATCCCGCCGCAATGCGGGCCTTGCAACAGGCCGCCGCGGCACGCGCGAGCGCGGCCACTGCGGGGCAGGGGCCGGATAGTGCCGCACAGCCCGTATCCGCTGACAAGCAATTCCTTCGCGACGCGGGAACGGCCTCGACGCTGCGCACCGGCTTCGACGGCAAGCTGCCGCGCTGCACGCTGAGCCGTGGCTTCATCATCCCCGCGAACTTTGCTGGGGGCCTCAACTCCGACAAGCCGGGTGAGTTCCGTGCGACGGTCTCCCAAGACGTCTACGACACCGTGAAAGGAACGTGTCGAATCATCCCGGCCGGCACGACGCTCGTCGGCATGTACAGCGCCGATATCGCTGTGGGGCAGGAGCGCATCCTGACCGCATTCGTGCGCATGCAGCTGCCAAACGGCAAGACGGTACCGCTGATGGGCATGCAGGGTGCCGATCCGGACGGCACTGCGGGCAACTCCGGGGACGTCAACAACCACTTCTGGAAAATCTTCGGCGGCGCGCTCGTGATTGGCCTGCTCGAGCAGCGGTTCAACAACGGCAACACGGCGACGACGGTGGGCCCGAATGGCCTGACGACCTATGGCAACGCTGCGGGACAGGTTGCGACCCAGACCGCGCAGACGATCCTCAATCGCAACCAGAACATCCGCCCGACGATCACGACCGAGCCGGGACAGAAGATGGTCGTGCAGGTTAAGCACGACATCGTGCTGGAGCCGTATCGTGAATAG
- a CDS encoding TrbG/VirB9 family P-type conjugative transfer protein, which yields MEAKSSRILPYAIAAVLAFALSVPDGHAADKLPGRAGAGLGGLSVGDMSDAMNPANPFNGGVDPVALPGDSRLVVFTYSRDQIFRVLSAPLKMTTIEFPDDEQIVGEPAWGESVRWDYETDGVNHLYVKPQAAGLVNTLSVNTNKRSYEFTLVSSPLGGIFYQKVRFRIPTSVAAKVKARNDAKADAGEARAGDVADERNAEAIGVSPEKLNFEYSISGSADFKPETAFDDGKALWLRLPAGASQNWPVALVKDGSDYVVVNALRRGGYLVVQRLADTVVLRSGREEVRVERGRGRILGLF from the coding sequence ATGGAAGCCAAATCCTCCCGGATTCTCCCCTACGCCATTGCCGCCGTGCTGGCGTTCGCGCTCTCTGTCCCCGACGGCCACGCCGCCGACAAGCTTCCCGGCCGCGCTGGCGCAGGCCTGGGCGGCCTGAGCGTGGGCGATATGAGCGACGCCATGAACCCGGCGAATCCGTTCAACGGCGGCGTTGATCCGGTGGCGTTGCCCGGCGATTCGCGGCTTGTCGTCTTTACCTACAGCCGCGATCAGATCTTCCGCGTGCTGAGCGCGCCGCTGAAGATGACAACCATCGAGTTCCCCGACGACGAGCAGATTGTCGGCGAGCCCGCGTGGGGCGAAAGCGTTCGCTGGGACTACGAGACCGACGGCGTCAATCACCTCTACGTGAAGCCGCAGGCGGCAGGCCTCGTGAACACACTGTCGGTGAACACGAACAAGCGCAGCTACGAGTTCACACTCGTGTCGTCGCCGCTGGGCGGCATCTTTTATCAGAAGGTGCGGTTCCGTATTCCGACCTCGGTAGCGGCAAAGGTCAAGGCGCGCAACGACGCGAAGGCGGACGCGGGTGAGGCCCGCGCTGGCGACGTGGCCGACGAGCGGAATGCCGAGGCGATCGGCGTCTCGCCGGAGAAGCTCAACTTCGAGTACTCGATTTCTGGCAGCGCCGATTTCAAGCCGGAGACGGCATTCGATGATGGCAAGGCGCTGTGGCTGCGCCTGCCCGCGGGGGCCTCGCAAAACTGGCCGGTGGCGCTGGTCAAGGACGGGAGTGACTACGTCGTGGTCAACGCGCTGCGCCGAGGCGGCTACCTCGTCGTGCAGCGCCTCGCGGACACCGTGGTCCTGCGTTCGGGCCGCGAGGAAGTACGCGTGGAGCGCGGCCGTGGCCGCATCCTGGGGCTCTTCTGA